In Pseudomonadota bacterium, a single genomic region encodes these proteins:
- the hypE gene encoding hydrogenase expression/formation protein HypE: MPIINHQRVQLSHGSGGRMSAELIDKLFLPRFGNPILNRLEDQATLDIGPGRLAFTTDSFVVDPIFFPGGDIGDLAINGTVNDIAVSGAKPLFLSAAFILEEGLPMLDLHRILVSMEIAAKNAGVVIVTGDTKVVNIGSCDKIFINTTGIGMIPEGTMISAASLKPGDAIIVSGTLGDHGMAIMTSRKGLSFQSRILSDTAPLNHLVDAMLAVSKNIHALRDPTRGGVAATLNEWAKASNLGIVIDEEKIPVREEVRAACEILGIDPLYVANEGKLVAAVPEEWAERIISSMKSHPQGKNSAIIGRVVEDHRGMVTIRTALRVERIVDMPLGEQLPRIC; the protein is encoded by the coding sequence CGATCCTCAACAGGCTCGAGGATCAGGCAACCCTTGATATAGGGCCAGGGAGACTGGCATTTACCACAGATTCCTTTGTGGTGGATCCCATATTTTTCCCGGGCGGCGATATCGGCGACCTGGCGATAAACGGCACGGTTAACGACATTGCAGTGAGCGGTGCCAAACCGCTTTTCTTAAGTGCAGCCTTCATTCTTGAAGAAGGCCTGCCGATGCTTGATCTGCACAGAATTCTGGTTTCCATGGAAATTGCCGCGAAAAATGCCGGCGTTGTTATTGTCACCGGCGACACAAAAGTCGTAAACATTGGGAGTTGCGACAAGATATTTATCAATACCACAGGGATTGGAATGATACCGGAGGGGACGATGATTTCCGCGGCAAGCCTCAAACCTGGTGATGCGATTATTGTCTCGGGAACCCTGGGTGATCACGGCATGGCAATTATGACCAGCAGGAAGGGGTTATCCTTTCAAAGCAGAATCCTTTCCGACACCGCACCGCTGAATCATCTGGTGGATGCAATGCTTGCGGTTTCAAAAAATATTCATGCATTGCGCGATCCCACCCGCGGCGGCGTTGCCGCAACGCTGAACGAATGGGCCAAGGCATCCAATCTCGGCATCGTTATTGATGAAGAGAAAATCCCGGTGCGAGAGGAAGTACGGGCTGCATGCGAAATACTTGGCATTGACCCGCTTTATGTGGCAAACGAAGGAAAACTCGTTGCCGCGGTGCCTGAGGAATGGGCCGAGCGGATAATCTCCTCGATGAAAAGTCATCCCCAAGGCAAGAATTCTGCAATCATCGGCAGAGTGGTGGAGGATCATCGGGGCATGGTTACGATCAGAACAGCCCTGAGAGTTGAGCGGATTGTTGATATGCCTTTAGGGGAGCAGCTGCCAAGAATATGCTAG